From the genome of Pelosinus fermentans DSM 17108:
GATTTTGCACTTATTTATAGGAATCAGTTTTCTGATTAATTTATTTCAAATCTGGATTCCCTATGACAAAATCAATACGTGGCTTTCTGGGAGAAACCGGATTATGGCACAATAGTGAGTTAGTTATTTGAGAAATGGAACCGTATTGGAAAAGGGATATCCTTTTGCGGTACGGTTCTATTGCTTTACATAGTTATATATTACCGCGATTGCAGTACATATTACCGTCGTAAAATGTTTATTATGATCGCTAATGGCTTGCACGTGCCAGCATAAATTTTGCAGTTAAGTATTCTAGCTAAAATTAACACAATGTTAACAAAGGGTACATTGACTAGAAAAACGATCGTAAGGTATCATAAAAACATATTCAAGAATTTAAATATGATGTGCTAAAGTTGAAGTGATATGGCAGATGGTTAGCGACAAGACCTAATAAACATAACGAGAGGAGTGGGCATCATGAAGAAAGCGAAATTGGTCATTATATGTACGCAAAATAGCGCACGCAGCCAACTGGCAGAAGCCTTTTTCAAAAAATATGGTGATGATATGTTGGAGGTTCACAGTGCAGGTTTTGAGCCTACAGAAGTGAATCCATATGCGGTACAGGTCATGAAAGAGATTGGCATTGACATTAGCGGCCAGCATTCCAAAGGTGTTCGGGAGTTTTTAGGGAAAATGTCATTTGGCTACGTCATTGCTGTTTGTAAAAAGGCTGAAGGCAAGTGCCCCGTGATCTTTCCAGGAGCACGGCAGTTGTTATCCTGGCCCTTTGATGATCCGGCTGCTTTTGAGGGAACAGAAGAAGAAACACGGCAAAAGTTCCGGCAAGTGCGTGATGAAATTGATGAGAAGGTCAAGGAATGGTTACAGGAATACCGTGGTCAGCAGGATCATCTAAAATAAAATTGCCACCAGCAGGCAAACCTGGTGGTTTATGAGGTGGGTTATTATGAAAATTATTATCATTGGTGGGGTAGCGGCTGGCACTTCTGCGGCAGCCAAAGCAAGAAGAAACAATGAAAATGCTCAAATTACATTATTTGATGCCGACAGTGATGTATCTTATTCGGGATGCGGCTTGCCGTACTTTATTGGAACTGAAGTGGAAGGCCGGGAGCAATTGGTTCCCAGGGATGCCGCATTCTTCAAACAGAAATATAATGTGGATGTATACACCAGACATCAAGTGTTAGAAATTCAGCCGCAAAGTAAAGTACTTACGGTTCAGAATTTAGTTACGCAAGAAATCTTTCAGGAAAGGTATGATAAGCTGGTTGTTGCCAC
Proteins encoded in this window:
- a CDS encoding arsenate reductase ArsC, which produces MKKAKLVIICTQNSARSQLAEAFFKKYGDDMLEVHSAGFEPTEVNPYAVQVMKEIGIDISGQHSKGVREFLGKMSFGYVIAVCKKAEGKCPVIFPGARQLLSWPFDDPAAFEGTEEETRQKFRQVRDEIDEKVKEWLQEYRGQQDHLK